A window of the Pseudomonas gozinkensis genome harbors these coding sequences:
- a CDS encoding fatty acid cis/trans isomerase, whose product MSYRVISIALLFLSFGAAAQGPAISSSISYTRDIQPIFTEKCVACHACYDSACQLNLGSGEGAARGASKMPVYDGERTQAAPTTRLFYDAFGKRAWQQKDFYSVLDAQGSQAALMARMLELGHKTPLTPNAKLPEDIVLGLNRENLCAMPAEFDGYAGAHPKEGMPLAVTGLTDQQYQTLQRWLASGAPIDEQGLAPSTKEALQIVQWENLLNQPGARESLVGRWLYEHWFLAHIYFKDGEPGHYFQWVRSRTPTGQPIDLIATRRPNDDPGTQVYYRLWPVQGVIVHKTHITYPLSAAKMARVKSLFYNGHWQVNALPGYGPQSRANPFATFEAIPAQARYQFMLDNAEYFVRTFIRGPVCRGQIATDVIRDNFWALFQAPEHDLYITDPNYRGQATPLLAMPGQNDDVGSVLSLWHNYRNKRNKYEALRRDSYADLPAPSWSTLWAGNDNALLSIFRHFDSASVTKGLIGEVPQTMWLFDYPLLERTYYQLAVNFDVFGNVSHQAQTRLYFDLIRNGAEQNFLRLMPADSREGYLDDWYQSSGQFKMWLDYEAIDDDKPTALKLDEKDPKRDFALQLLARYGDLNARPDPINRCEDAYCSRPNIDPALQNAEQALSRLTSRPAAGLKVIDQLPEATMLRVETRSGKREVYSLLRNRAHSNVAFLLGESLRYQPGLDTLTIYPGVLSSYPNFMFNIPADQVPAFVDAMESARDAAQFEKIVERWGIRRSHPQFWFYFHDLSQYIHETDPVEEGVLDMNRYENL is encoded by the coding sequence ATGTCGTACCGCGTCATCAGCATTGCATTGCTGTTTTTAAGCTTTGGCGCGGCGGCGCAGGGTCCCGCTATTTCTTCTTCTATTTCCTACACCCGAGACATCCAGCCGATCTTCACCGAGAAGTGCGTGGCCTGCCATGCCTGCTACGACTCCGCCTGTCAGTTGAACCTCGGCAGCGGCGAAGGCGCCGCCCGCGGCGCGAGCAAGATGCCGGTCTACGATGGCGAACGCACTCAGGCGGCACCGACCACGCGGCTGTTCTACGACGCCTTCGGCAAACGTGCCTGGCAGCAGAAAGACTTCTATTCGGTGCTCGACGCTCAAGGCAGTCAGGCCGCGCTGATGGCGCGCATGCTGGAGCTGGGACACAAAACGCCGCTGACACCCAACGCCAAACTGCCGGAAGACATCGTGCTGGGCCTCAACCGCGAGAACCTGTGCGCGATGCCCGCCGAATTCGACGGCTATGCCGGCGCCCATCCGAAAGAGGGCATGCCGCTGGCGGTGACCGGTCTGACCGATCAGCAATACCAGACATTGCAGCGCTGGCTGGCGTCCGGCGCACCTATCGACGAGCAAGGCCTGGCGCCGAGCACCAAGGAAGCGCTGCAGATCGTCCAGTGGGAAAACCTGCTCAACCAGCCCGGCGCGCGGGAAAGTCTGGTCGGACGCTGGCTGTACGAGCACTGGTTCCTGGCGCACATCTATTTCAAGGACGGCGAGCCGGGGCATTACTTCCAGTGGGTGCGTTCGCGCACGCCGACCGGTCAGCCGATCGATCTGATCGCCACGCGTCGCCCGAACGACGATCCGGGCACTCAGGTCTACTACCGCCTGTGGCCGGTGCAGGGCGTGATCGTGCACAAGACCCACATCACTTATCCGCTGAGCGCGGCGAAGATGGCGCGGGTCAAAAGCCTGTTCTACAACGGCCACTGGCAGGTCAATGCCTTGCCGGGTTACGGGCCGCAGAGCCGGGCCAACCCGTTCGCGACCTTCGAGGCAATCCCGGCGCAGGCGCGTTATCAGTTCATGCTCGATAACGCCGAATACTTCGTGCGCACCTTCATTCGCGGCCCGGTTTGCCGTGGGCAGATCGCGACCGACGTGATCCGTGACAACTTCTGGGCGCTGTTCCAGGCGCCGGAGCACGACCTGTACATCACCGACCCGAACTATCGCGGCCAGGCCACGCCGTTGCTGGCCATGCCGGGGCAGAACGACGATGTCGGCAGTGTCCTGAGCCTGTGGCACAACTACCGCAACAAGCGAAACAAATACGAAGCCCTGCGCCGTGACAGCTATGCCGACCTGCCTGCACCGAGCTGGTCGACCCTGTGGGCCGGCAACGACAACGCCTTGCTGAGCATCTTCCGTCACTTCGACAGCGCTTCGGTGACCAAAGGCCTGATCGGCGAAGTGCCGCAGACCATGTGGCTGTTCGACTATCCGCTGCTGGAGCGCACCTATTACCAGTTGGCGGTGAATTTCGATGTGTTCGGCAACGTCTCGCATCAGGCGCAAACGCGCTTGTATTTCGACCTGATCCGCAACGGCGCCGAACAGAACTTCCTGCGCCTGATGCCTGCCGACTCCCGCGAGGGCTACCTCGACGATTGGTATCAGAGCAGCGGCCAGTTCAAGATGTGGCTCGATTACGAAGCCATCGACGACGACAAACCCACCGCGCTGAAACTCGACGAAAAAGACCCGAAACGCGATTTCGCCCTGCAGTTGCTGGCGCGCTACGGCGACCTCAACGCGCGTCCGGATCCGATCAACCGCTGCGAAGACGCCTATTGTTCGCGCCCGAACATCGACCCGGCCCTGCAAAACGCCGAACAGGCGTTGAGCCGCCTGACTTCGCGCCCGGCAGCGGGCCTGAAAGTGATCGATCAATTGCCGGAAGCGACGATGCTGCGGGTCGAAACCCGTAGCGGCAAACGCGAGGTCTACAGCCTGCTGCGCAACCGTGCCCACAGCAACGTGGCGTTCCTGCTAGGTGAATCGCTGCGCTATCAACCGGGGCTGGATACGCTGACGATCTACCCGGGTGTGCTCAGCAGTTACCCGAACTTCATGTTCAACATCCCGGCGGATCAGGTGCCGGCGTTTGTCGACGCCATGGAAAGTGCAAGGGACGCGGCGCAGTTCGAGAAAATCGTCGAACGCTGGGGTATCCGCCGCAGTCATCCGCAGTTCTGGTTCTACTTCCACGACTTGAGCCAGTACATCCACGAAACCGATCCGGTGGAAGAGGGCGTGCTGGATATGAACCGGTACGAGAATCTTTGA
- a CDS encoding acyltransferase family protein produces MLISVQALRALAAWMVVGHHVMQIFFDFEPGGPIGRVFVDQGAAGVDVFFVISGLVMFLSTADKELTPGRFMALRLMRIAPAYWFYTVVMVLLLLAVPEAFPDERFGWPNFLLSLLFIASDNPGGFGIYPTLNVGWTLNFEMLFYLLFAVALIFPLKLRIAVVAILLFLVCNVLTGLGWISEFYRSDLVVEFLLGMGVGMLYRRGWIRPGLWGPIFAMVAALAAIHVWIGEYQALAWGVPAAVLVMSALSLERFARRSRLLKLMGDCSYSVYLIHTLILMLGHYLAQRYSLSPYVVITVCLILIGAGSLASYKWIEKAGYRHLQRSSDRPSPA; encoded by the coding sequence ATGCTGATCTCGGTGCAAGCCTTGCGTGCACTGGCCGCCTGGATGGTGGTGGGTCATCACGTCATGCAGATTTTCTTCGATTTCGAGCCCGGCGGGCCGATCGGGCGGGTGTTTGTCGATCAGGGCGCGGCCGGCGTGGATGTGTTTTTCGTCATCAGTGGTCTGGTGATGTTCCTGTCCACCGCGGATAAAGAACTGACGCCGGGGCGTTTCATGGCCTTGCGGCTGATGAGAATTGCTCCGGCCTACTGGTTCTATACGGTCGTGATGGTTCTGTTGCTGCTGGCCGTGCCAGAGGCGTTCCCCGACGAGCGCTTCGGCTGGCCGAATTTCCTTTTGTCGTTGCTGTTTATCGCCAGCGACAACCCCGGTGGTTTTGGTATCTACCCCACGCTGAACGTGGGCTGGACACTGAATTTCGAGATGTTGTTTTACTTGCTGTTCGCGGTAGCGCTGATTTTTCCCTTGAAACTGCGGATTGCCGTGGTGGCGATTCTGCTGTTTCTGGTCTGCAACGTGCTGACCGGGCTGGGCTGGATCAGCGAATTTTACCGATCGGACCTGGTGGTTGAGTTCTTGCTGGGGATGGGCGTCGGCATGCTCTATCGCCGTGGCTGGATCAGGCCGGGGCTATGGGGGCCGATATTTGCAATGGTGGCGGCGCTGGCGGCAATCCATGTCTGGATCGGTGAATATCAGGCGCTGGCGTGGGGCGTGCCGGCCGCCGTTCTGGTCATGTCGGCCCTATCACTGGAGCGATTCGCCCGCCGCAGTCGATTGCTGAAACTGATGGGTGACTGTTCGTACTCGGTGTACTTGATCCACACGCTTATTCTGATGCTCGGGCATTATCTGGCGCAGCGCTATTCGCTCAGTCCGTACGTCGTCATTACGGTCTGTTTGATCTTGATTGGTGCGGGCAGTCTGGCCAGCTACAAATGGATCGAAAAGGCCGGATACCGGCACTTGCAGCGCTCGAGCGACCGTCCGTCACCAGCCTGA
- a CDS encoding DUF934 domain-containing protein: MQRIIKNNEVVDETWHLLPKDFNIDEISNCDDLIVPLQLWREHSRMLKARDGGLGVWLDADEEAEEIGDDVNEFQVIALNFPAFTDGRNYSNARLLRDRYGFKGELRAIGDVLRDQLFYMRRCGFDAFALRADKDPYDALESLKDFSVTYQAATDEPLPLFRRR; the protein is encoded by the coding sequence ATGCAGCGAATCATTAAGAACAACGAGGTCGTCGACGAAACCTGGCACCTGCTGCCCAAGGATTTCAACATCGACGAAATCAGCAACTGCGACGACCTGATCGTCCCGCTGCAACTGTGGCGTGAACACAGCCGCATGCTCAAGGCCCGCGATGGCGGTCTGGGTGTGTGGCTGGATGCCGACGAAGAAGCCGAGGAAATCGGTGACGACGTGAATGAGTTCCAGGTGATTGCCCTGAACTTCCCGGCATTCACCGACGGCCGCAACTACTCCAACGCCCGCCTGCTGCGTGACCGTTACGGTTTCAAAGGTGAATTGCGGGCGATTGGCGACGTGCTGCGCGACCAACTGTTCTACATGCGCCGTTGCGGTTTCGATGCCTTCGCCCTGCGCGCAGACAAAGACCCTTACGACGCCCTTGAAAGCCTCAAGGATTTCTCGGTGACCTATCAGGCCGCCACTGACGAACCGCTGCCGCTGTTCCGTCGCCGCTGA
- a CDS encoding nitrite/sulfite reductase: MYVYDEYDQRIIEDRVKQFRDQTRRYLAGELSEEEFRPLRLQNGLYIQRFAPMLRVAVPYGQLTSRQMRMMAKIARDYDKGYAHISTRQNVQFNWPALEDIPDILAELATVQMHAIQTSGNCLRNVTTDQFAGVAFDELIDPRPWCEIVRQWTTFHPEFAYLPRKFKIAVNGSTSDRAAIEVHDIGLEPVHNAAGELGFRVLVGGGLGRTPVVGAFINEFLPWQDLLSYLDAILRVYNRYGRRDNKYKARIKILVKALTPEVFAQKVDAEMEHLRGGQTTLTEAEVHRVAKHFVDPDYKALSSQDAELAALDKEHPGFARWRTRNTLAHKKPGYVAVTLSLKPTGVAPGDITDKQLDAVADLADRYSFGQLRTSHEQNIILADVEQSQLFTLWGELREGGFATPNIGLLTDIICCPGGDFCSLANAKSIPIAESIQRRFDDLDYLFDIGELDLNISGCMNACGHHHVGHIGILGVDKKGEEFYQVSLGGSASRDASLGKILGPSFAQDDMPDVISKLIDVYVEQRTEDERFIDTYQRIGIDLFKERVYAANH, from the coding sequence ATGTACGTATACGACGAGTACGATCAGCGGATCATCGAGGACCGCGTCAAGCAGTTCCGTGATCAGACCCGACGCTATCTGGCAGGTGAGCTGAGCGAAGAAGAATTCCGCCCCCTGCGCCTGCAAAATGGCCTGTACATCCAGCGTTTCGCGCCGATGTTGCGCGTGGCGGTGCCTTACGGCCAGTTGACCTCGCGTCAGATGCGCATGATGGCCAAAATTGCCCGCGACTACGACAAGGGCTACGCCCATATCAGTACCCGCCAGAACGTGCAGTTCAACTGGCCGGCGCTGGAAGACATCCCGGACATTCTCGCCGAGCTGGCCACCGTGCAGATGCACGCGATCCAGACCAGCGGCAACTGCCTGCGCAACGTCACCACCGACCAGTTCGCCGGTGTTGCGTTCGATGAGCTGATCGACCCGCGTCCGTGGTGCGAGATCGTGCGTCAGTGGACGACCTTCCACCCGGAATTCGCCTACCTGCCGCGCAAGTTCAAGATCGCCGTCAACGGTTCGACCTCCGACCGTGCGGCCATCGAAGTCCACGACATCGGTCTTGAGCCTGTGCACAACGCTGCTGGCGAACTCGGCTTCCGCGTGCTGGTCGGCGGTGGTCTGGGTCGTACCCCGGTGGTCGGCGCGTTCATCAACGAATTCCTGCCATGGCAAGACCTGTTGAGCTACCTCGACGCCATCCTGCGGGTCTACAACCGCTACGGCCGTCGTGACAACAAATACAAGGCGCGGATCAAGATCCTCGTCAAGGCGCTGACTCCAGAAGTCTTCGCCCAGAAAGTCGATGCCGAGATGGAACACCTGCGCGGCGGTCAGACTACGCTGACCGAAGCCGAAGTGCATCGCGTCGCCAAGCACTTCGTCGACCCGGACTACAAGGCACTGAGCAGTCAGGACGCTGAACTGGCCGCTCTCGACAAAGAACATCCGGGCTTCGCCCGCTGGCGCACCCGCAATACCCTGGCGCACAAGAAGCCGGGCTATGTGGCCGTGACCCTGTCCCTGAAACCGACCGGCGTTGCGCCGGGCGACATCACCGACAAGCAGCTCGACGCCGTCGCCGACCTGGCCGACCGCTACAGCTTCGGTCAACTGCGCACCTCCCACGAGCAGAACATCATTCTGGCCGACGTCGAGCAGAGCCAGCTGTTCACCCTGTGGGGCGAGCTGCGTGAAGGTGGCTTCGCCACGCCGAACATCGGCCTGCTGACCGACATCATCTGCTGCCCTGGCGGCGATTTCTGCTCCCTGGCCAACGCCAAGTCGATCCCGATCGCCGAATCGATCCAGCGCCGTTTCGACGACCTGGACTACCTGTTCGACATCGGTGAACTGGACCTGAACATCTCCGGTTGCATGAACGCCTGCGGTCACCACCACGTCGGCCACATCGGCATCCTCGGCGTGGACAAGAAAGGTGAGGAGTTCTACCAGGTCTCCCTCGGCGGCAGCGCCAGCCGTGACGCCAGCCTGGGCAAGATCCTCGGCCCGTCCTTTGCCCAGGACGACATGCCGGACGTGATCTCCAAGCTGATCGACGTGTACGTGGAACAGCGCACCGAAGACGAGCGTTTCATCGACACCTACCAGCGTATTGGCATCGACCTCTTCAAGGAACGCGTCTATGCAGCGAATCATTAA
- a CDS encoding ABC transporter substrate-binding protein translates to MFKLLHLSLLLFGAVFGTCARAESVLFLNPGSTQEAFWVSYSQFMQAAARDLGIDLRILYAQRQPELTLAQARLALQGPERPDYLVFVNEQYVAPQILRMANGSGVKLFMVNSALTSNQQALVAQRADRIGSLVPNDEEGGYLMMKELIRLHPAVAPGESIDLLAFSGLKITPSAQLREKGMQRALAEHPQVRLRQLVYGGWTQQRAYEQAKQLLVRYPKVSLVWAANDEMAFGAMRAASEVGKVPGKDVLFSAVNTSPEALQAMVDGRLSALLGGHFTLGGWALVELHDHAQGVDLNQYGGRDRQIPLLQLIDKEHARRMLAMGASPDYGVHFRKLSAKGRPVSYRYPFNLQTLMR, encoded by the coding sequence ATGTTCAAGCTTCTCCACCTCAGCCTGCTGCTGTTCGGCGCGGTTTTCGGAACCTGCGCGCGTGCAGAATCGGTGCTGTTTCTGAATCCGGGCTCGACGCAGGAAGCATTCTGGGTCAGTTACTCGCAATTCATGCAGGCTGCCGCCCGTGATCTGGGTATCGACCTGCGCATCCTCTATGCCCAGCGCCAACCGGAACTGACCCTGGCCCAGGCGCGACTGGCCCTGCAGGGGCCGGAGCGACCGGACTATCTGGTGTTCGTCAACGAACAGTACGTGGCGCCGCAGATTCTGCGCATGGCCAATGGCAGTGGCGTGAAGCTCTTTATGGTCAATTCGGCGCTGACGTCCAACCAGCAGGCCCTGGTGGCACAGCGAGCGGATCGCATCGGCAGCCTGGTGCCCAACGACGAAGAGGGCGGCTACCTGATGATGAAGGAGTTGATTCGTCTGCATCCGGCTGTGGCCCCCGGCGAAAGTATCGATCTGCTGGCGTTTTCCGGCCTGAAGATCACACCCTCGGCGCAGCTGCGCGAAAAGGGCATGCAGCGGGCGCTGGCCGAGCATCCTCAGGTGCGACTGCGGCAACTGGTCTACGGCGGCTGGACGCAACAGCGGGCCTACGAACAGGCGAAGCAATTGTTGGTCCGGTACCCCAAAGTGTCATTGGTGTGGGCCGCCAACGATGAAATGGCCTTCGGTGCGATGCGCGCCGCGTCCGAGGTCGGCAAGGTGCCGGGCAAGGACGTGCTGTTCAGCGCGGTCAACACCTCGCCCGAGGCCTTGCAAGCCATGGTTGACGGTCGCCTGAGCGCATTGCTCGGCGGGCATTTCACCCTCGGTGGCTGGGCGCTGGTCGAGTTGCACGATCACGCGCAAGGCGTCGATCTGAATCAGTATGGCGGTCGTGACCGGCAAATTCCGCTGTTGCAACTGATCGACAAAGAACATGCTCGCCGAATGCTGGCCATGGGCGCTTCACCGGACTACGGCGTGCACTTTCGCAAACTCTCGGCGAAAGGCCGTCCGGTTTCGTATCGCTATCCGTTCAATCTGCAGACACTGATGCGCTGA
- a CDS encoding DUF2970 domain-containing protein: protein MDDPVDNKPPTFWQMLHSVMAAAFGVQSGKNRARDFTHGKPSHFIFLGIAFTAVFALTLFGIVQLVVHLAGV from the coding sequence ATGGACGATCCAGTCGACAACAAGCCACCGACCTTCTGGCAGATGCTGCACAGCGTCATGGCGGCGGCGTTCGGGGTGCAGAGCGGCAAGAACCGGGCAAGAGACTTCACCCACGGCAAGCCCAGCCATTTCATCTTTCTGGGCATCGCGTTCACGGCGGTATTCGCCCTGACGCTGTTCGGCATTGTGCAACTGGTGGTGCACCTGGCGGGGGTCTGA
- the metH gene encoding methionine synthase encodes MSDRSVRLQALKQALKERILILDGGMGTMIQSYKLEEQDYRGKRFADWPSDVKGNNDLLVITRPDVIGGIEKAYLDAGADILETNTFNATRISMADYGMEELAYELNVEGARLARKVADAKTAENPDKPRFVAGVLGPTSRTCSLSPDVNNPGYRNVTFDELVENYTEATQGLIEGGADLILIETIFDTLNAKAAIFAVQGVFEELGFELPIMISGTITDASGRTLSGQTTEAFWNSVAHAKPISVGLNCALGARELRPYLEELSDKASTHVSAHPNAGLPNEFGEYDELPVDTAKVIEEFAQSGFLNIVGGCCGTTPGHIEAIAKAVAGYAPRQIPDIPKACRLSGLEPFTIDRSSLFVNVGERTNITGSAKFARLIREDNYTEALEVALQQVEAGAQVIDINMDEGMLDSKKAMVTFLNLIAGEPDISRVPIMIDSSKWEVIEAGLKCIQGKGIVNSISMKEGVEQFIHHAKLCKRYGAAVVVMAFDEVGQADTEARKKEICKRSYDILVNEVGFPPEDIIFDPNIFAVATGIEEHNNYAVDFINACAYIRDELPYALSSGGVSNVSFSFRGNNPVREAIHSVFLLYAIRAGLTMGIVNAGQLEIYDQIPQELRDAVEDVILNRTPEGTDALLAIADKYKGDGSVKEAETEEWRSWDVNKRLEHALVKGITTHIVEDTEESRQSFARPIEVIEGPLMSGMNIVGDLFGAGKMFLPQVVKSARVMKQAVAHLIPFIELEKGDKPEAKGKILMATVKGDVHDIGKNIVGVVLGCNGYDIVDLGVMVPAEKILQVAKEQKCDIIGLSGLITPSLDEMVHVAREMQRQDFHLPLMIGGATTSKAHTAVKIEPKYSNDAVVYVTDASRAVGVATQLLSKELKAGFVEKTREEYIDVRERTANRSARTERLSYAASIAKKPQFDWATYNPVKPTFTGTRVLDNIDLNVLAEYIDWTPFFISWDLAGKFPRILEDEVVGEAATSLYKDAREMLTKLIDEKLISARAVFGFWPANQVHDDDIELYGDDGKPMARLHHLRQQIIKTDGKPNFSLADFVAPKDSEVTDYVGGFITTAGIGAEEVAKAYQDAGDDYNSIMVKALADRLAEACAEWLHQQVRKEHWGYAKDEVLDNEALIKEQYSGIRPAPGYPACPDHTEKATLFALLDPEAQEMRAGRSGVFLTEHYAMFPAAAVSGWYFAHPQAQYFAVGKVDKDQVQSYTSRKGQELSLTERWLAPNLGYDN; translated from the coding sequence ATGTCCGATCGCAGCGTCCGCCTTCAAGCTCTCAAGCAAGCCCTCAAAGAGCGCATCCTGATACTCGATGGCGGTATGGGCACGATGATCCAGAGCTACAAGCTCGAAGAGCAGGATTATCGCGGCAAGCGTTTTGCCGACTGGCCGAGCGACGTCAAGGGTAACAACGACCTGTTGGTCATTACCCGTCCCGACGTGATCGGCGGTATCGAAAAAGCCTACCTGGATGCCGGTGCCGACATCCTGGAAACCAACACCTTCAACGCCACCCGCATTTCCATGGCCGACTACGGCATGGAAGAACTGGCCTACGAACTCAACGTAGAAGGCGCACGACTGGCGCGCAAGGTCGCTGACGCCAAGACTGCCGAGAACCCGGACAAGCCGCGCTTCGTCGCCGGCGTGCTTGGCCCGACCAGCCGCACTTGCTCGCTGTCGCCGGACGTCAACAACCCGGGCTATCGCAACGTCACCTTCGATGAGCTGGTGGAAAACTACACCGAGGCCACCCAAGGCCTGATCGAGGGCGGCGCCGACCTGATCCTGATCGAAACCATCTTCGATACCCTCAACGCCAAAGCCGCGATCTTCGCCGTGCAAGGCGTGTTCGAAGAACTGGGCTTCGAGTTGCCGATCATGATTTCCGGCACCATCACCGACGCCTCCGGCCGTACCCTGTCGGGCCAGACCACCGAAGCGTTCTGGAACTCGGTGGCCCACGCCAAACCGATTTCGGTCGGCCTGAACTGCGCCCTCGGTGCTCGTGAACTGCGCCCGTACCTGGAAGAGCTGTCGGACAAGGCCAGCACCCACGTTTCGGCGCACCCGAACGCCGGCCTGCCGAACGAATTCGGCGAGTACGACGAACTGCCGGTGGACACCGCCAAGGTCATCGAAGAATTCGCCCAGAGCGGTTTCCTCAACATCGTCGGCGGTTGCTGCGGCACCACGCCGGGCCACATCGAAGCCATCGCCAAAGCCGTCGCCGGCTATGCGCCACGGCAGATTCCGGACATTCCCAAGGCCTGCCGCCTGTCGGGCCTGGAACCGTTCACCATCGATCGCAGCTCGCTGTTCGTCAACGTCGGCGAGCGGACCAACATCACCGGCTCCGCGAAATTCGCCCGTCTGATCCGTGAAGACAACTACACCGAAGCCCTGGAAGTCGCCCTGCAGCAGGTCGAGGCCGGCGCCCAGGTAATCGACATCAACATGGACGAAGGGATGCTTGATTCGAAGAAGGCCATGGTGACCTTCCTCAATCTGATTGCCGGCGAGCCGGACATCTCCCGCGTACCGATCATGATCGACTCCTCGAAGTGGGAAGTGATCGAAGCCGGCCTCAAGTGCATTCAGGGCAAGGGCATCGTCAACTCGATCAGCATGAAAGAAGGCGTCGAGCAGTTCATCCATCACGCCAAACTGTGCAAGCGCTACGGCGCCGCCGTGGTGGTGATGGCGTTCGACGAAGTCGGCCAGGCCGATACCGAAGCGCGCAAGAAAGAAATCTGCAAACGCTCCTACGACATTCTGGTCAACGAAGTCGGCTTCCCGCCGGAAGACATCATCTTCGACCCGAACATCTTCGCCGTGGCCACCGGCATCGAAGAACACAACAACTACGCTGTGGACTTCATCAACGCCTGTGCCTACATCCGTGACGAACTGCCCTATGCCCTGAGCTCCGGCGGCGTGTCCAACGTGTCGTTCTCGTTCCGCGGCAACAACCCGGTGCGCGAGGCGATCCACTCAGTGTTCCTGCTGTACGCGATCCGCGCCGGCCTGACCATGGGCATCGTCAACGCCGGTCAGTTGGAGATCTACGACCAGATCCCGCAGGAACTGCGCGACGCTGTTGAAGACGTGATCCTCAACCGCACGCCGGAAGGCACCGACGCCCTCCTCGCCATCGCCGACAAGTACAAGGGCGACGGCAGCGTCAAGGAAGCCGAGACCGAAGAATGGCGCAGCTGGGACGTCAACAAGCGTCTGGAGCATGCGCTGGTCAAGGGCATCACCACCCACATCGTCGAAGACACCGAAGAATCCCGTCAGTCCTTCGCCCGCCCGATCGAAGTGATCGAAGGCCCGCTGATGTCCGGCATGAACATCGTCGGCGACCTGTTCGGCGCCGGCAAAATGTTCCTGCCGCAGGTGGTGAAATCCGCCCGCGTGATGAAGCAGGCCGTGGCCCACCTGATCCCGTTCATCGAACTGGAAAAAGGCGACAAGCCGGAAGCCAAGGGCAAGATCCTCATGGCCACGGTAAAAGGCGACGTACACGACATCGGCAAGAACATCGTCGGCGTGGTGCTGGGTTGTAACGGCTACGACATCGTCGATCTCGGCGTGATGGTGCCGGCCGAGAAAATTCTGCAGGTGGCCAAGGAGCAGAAGTGCGACATCATCGGCCTGTCCGGCCTGATCACTCCGTCGCTGGATGAAATGGTCCACGTGGCCCGCGAAATGCAGCGACAGGACTTCCACCTGCCGTTGATGATCGGCGGCGCGACCACTTCCAAGGCACACACGGCGGTGAAGATCGAACCCAAGTACAGCAACGACGCGGTGGTCTACGTGACCGACGCCTCCCGCGCCGTGGGCGTGGCGACGCAGTTGCTGTCCAAGGAATTGAAAGCCGGTTTCGTCGAGAAGACCCGCGAAGAGTACATCGACGTCCGCGAGCGCACCGCCAACCGTAGCGCCCGCACCGAACGCCTGAGCTACGCCGCGTCGATCGCGAAGAAGCCGCAGTTCGACTGGGCCACTTACAACCCGGTCAAACCGACGTTCACCGGCACTCGCGTGCTGGACAACATCGACCTCAACGTACTGGCCGAGTACATCGACTGGACACCGTTCTTCATCTCCTGGGACCTGGCCGGCAAGTTCCCGCGCATCCTCGAAGACGAAGTGGTCGGTGAGGCGGCGACCTCGCTGTACAAGGACGCCCGCGAGATGCTGACCAAACTGATCGACGAGAAACTGATCAGCGCCCGTGCGGTGTTTGGTTTCTGGCCGGCCAATCAGGTGCACGACGACGATATCGAGCTGTATGGCGATGATGGCAAGCCGATGGCGCGCCTGCATCACCTGCGTCAGCAGATCATCAAGACCGACGGCAAGCCGAACTTCTCCCTGGCCGACTTCGTCGCGCCGAAGGACAGCGAAGTGACCGACTATGTCGGTGGTTTCATCACCACCGCCGGGATCGGCGCCGAAGAAGTGGCCAAGGCCTATCAGGACGCTGGCGACGACTACAACTCGATCATGGTCAAGGCATTGGCCGACCGTCTGGCCGAAGCCTGCGCCGAGTGGCTGCACCAGCAGGTACGTAAAGAGCACTGGGGTTATGCCAAGGACGAAGTACTCGACAACGAAGCGCTGATCAAAGAGCAATACTCGGGCATCCGCCCTGCCCCGGGCTACCCGGCGTGCCCGGATCACACCGAGAAGGCCACCCTGTTCGCCCTGCTCGACCCTGAAGCCCAGGAAATGCGTGCTGGCCGCAGCGGCGTGTTCCTCACCGAGCATTACGCGATGTTTCCGGCGGCAGCGGTCAGCGGCTGGTACTTCGCGCATCCGCAGGCGCAGTACTTCGCCGTGGGCAAGGTCGACAAGGATCAGGTGCAGAGCTACACCTCGCGCAAAGGTCAGGAACTGAGCCTGACCGAGCGCTGGCTGGCGCCGAACCTGGGTTACGACAACTAA